A single Carettochelys insculpta isolate YL-2023 chromosome 2, ASM3395843v1, whole genome shotgun sequence DNA region contains:
- the PEX2 gene encoding peroxisome biogenesis factor 2, whose protein sequence is MASNGNNAEKVNPVLRISQLDALELNKALEQLIWSQFSSCFHGFKPGLLAHIEPEVKAFLWLFLWRFTIYSKNATVGQTILNIQYKNDLSQMQKYQPLSKHQKLWYLICTVGGRWLEERCYDLFSSPQLESFCRTKRFINFVAGLLKLCGLLNFLIFLQKGKFATLTERILGISSVFCRPQNVRQIGFEYMNRELLWHGFSEFLIYLLPLINMQKLKLKISSWSLPVPVFSNSKNTSAVHCKECSICGEWPTMPHTIGCSHVFCYYCIKSNCLFDMYFTCPKCGTEVRNLQPLKYKIEMTEVHTL, encoded by the coding sequence ATGGCTTCCAATGGCAATAATGCAGAGAAAGTGAATCCTGTGCTCAGAATAAGTCAGCTGGATGCTCTTGAACTAAACAAAGCCTTGGAGCAGCTAATCTGGTCCCAGTTTTCCAGCTGTTTTCATGGATTTAAACCAGGACTATTGGCTCACATTGAACCAGAAGTAAAAGCATTTTTATGGCTTTTCTTGTGGAGATTCACCATCTACTCTAAGAATGCAACTGTGGGACAGACTATTCTGAATATTCAGTACAAGAATGACTTATCGCAAATGCAGAAATATCAGCCATTGAGCAAACACCAGAAGTTATGGTATcttatctgcactgttggtggaAGGTGGTTGGAAGAAAGATGCTATGATTTATTCAGCAGTCCCCAACTAGAGTCATTCTGCAGAACCAAGCGTTTCATTAATTTTGTAGCTGGACTTTTAAAACTTTGTGGACTATTGAATTTTCTGATTTTCCTTCAGAAGGGAAAATTTGCAACACTTACAGAACGTATTTTAGGAATTAGCTCTGTCTTTTGTAGGCCTCAGAATGTTCGTCAAATAGGATTTGAATACATGAATAGGGAACTTTTATGGCATGGCTTTTCTGAATTTTTAATCTATCTTCTACCACTTATTAACATGCAAAAGCTCAAACTCAAAATTTCATCTTGGTCTTTGCCTGTTCCAGTTTTTTCCAATAGTAAAAACACTTCAGCAGTGCATTGCAAGGAATGTTCTATATGTGGGGAGTGGCCAACTATGCCACATACCATAGGCTGTTCACACGTTTTCTGCTATTATTGCATTAAAAGCAACTGCTTATTTGACATGTATTTTACCTGTCCTAAGTGTGGTACAGAGGTACGCAATCTACAGCCATTGAAATACAAAATTGAAATGACAGAGGTTCACACCCTCTAA